In Salvia miltiorrhiza cultivar Shanhuang (shh) chromosome 4, IMPLAD_Smil_shh, whole genome shotgun sequence, the DNA window tatcaaaagtaagagcacaagtaagaatgtaaaactgaaagctgtaaataacacagagacttttacgtggttcggaaaacacttttctacatccacggtcggttgatcagaccaacaatccactccgcaagtgcttaactggtgcattgcaaaccgaaccgtgtgcttgccgggtgcacacaaccgttccaCTGAAGATTacactcttcagtacccacacttcactcgtctcggatttctcactcctagcacaacctgtgctaagatctcacggagtcagagtaccttcctgaactcctttaccactcaaacactcgattctatctctcgaaatgaggtttgaaaacttgcaactatacttcaaagaacaagttctttggagcaagtttgacctaggcttctgggtaaacagatatttgcctaaggtctaagagaatgtgtgtaatcagcagtgactgattttggctttgaaattctcttattcgattcaagctttggggaagttaggctttgggctgagtagcaattttggcagagcttcagcttatgtcgttgaatcggtgaagattgaagtgatcctcgagcactacttataggagagatcttgaacagatccgttggcggagaacgtcttcaagatttcttccgttggagagctttttgaatttgggctgaggcttcaatcttcgaggttccttgtttggtgggaacgactatgttgatgagcaggagatgcgacgtctctgataaagtagccaccaaataggaatgacctctgcagagagggatgatcttgagatctcagcatttaatgcggctgtactatgtgagtacgtggcttcctttgaacgtcggaagttcagtccgaggaagaatgtttaactgatacttgactttagtattagtccgctgagtccacggggcacgcattaagtaatcagttccgaactgattcttcaactgatacttcagttagtaacttcagtcttcagtcctccgttcttcagtcttcagtcttcagaaccgcaaactaaactagaaacgaactctaacacttgagttcaaaactgttctagtctattacatattaaacctaaggattttggtatcatcaaaacaagacacgatattccatggggttcccaacagatgacattcttattgcatcaaaaaacattcatgaacatatcAGGCATGTGGAGATCTTTGCGAaggtttgtcaacaagaaggattggtgctgtctgaaaagaaggcagtcgtggtaacccagaagatggagtttctgggaatcgagatcgatgagtttgggataattctacaagatcatattgtggaaaaagtccagaaaTTTCCAGAGGATCTCCCAAAGccttcaataccacaagatgaggacGAACTAGTCCTatacaccgacgcgagtgattttTGGTGCGCAGCCGTGCTTACTAAAATCACCCCTAATGGAGAGGAACCATGTAGATACTGTAGTGGTCTCTTTTTCGACAGTGAGGCTGTgtgatggcacatcaacgagaaggagttctatgcagtcagaaaggcgttcaagaaatggccgctattcttacttgcaaagaaatttattttgaaagtCGATAACACTAACATTAAGGCTttcttaaccaagaaaattgaatctaaacctaAAAATGCTAGATTACTTAGATGGCAAGTTaaatgtcaatattatgattttgatattgtcatTTGGAAATCTGATGATAATGTTCGTGTAGATTTCCTAACAAGGGATAGAGTCAACTGAGGTTGACGCCATCATTATAAACCAGAGGCAGCTCCAAGAAAAcatggagatgctacaacaTGAATGGCAAGAGTGTGTACTCCATGTCAAACAAGCTGGAAGGATACAGTTGGCTGATGAAGCCAAAGTGTCTGACCGCATACGAAAATGCCTTAAGAAGATGATAAATCTTCATAAAGCAACCCAAGGACCGCTCCTTCGCGCAATCAAAGAACCTCTGATTAAAGAAGGTATTACCGtgcagggcggattacctgtagcaagGGATTCAAGTACCCATATCACGAGCTCTGAGGTTATGGCTTCCAAGCCGGAGAATCAAGAGAAAAATGATGTTAAGGGTTCATACCCTGAACCATCATGTCAACTCAGCACCTCTGGGGTTAAAGAGGGAGAGATTAACCTTAGGCCAATGACGGGCAAatctaaggttgatactaatctTTTTGAAGTATCTCCAAGTTGGCAGGTTTACCAGTCCAGATGGGAGAAACTTAACATAATAAGGGGCATTAATCCGGAAAACAGCCGGGTTGATGTCGGGGAAAAATATCCTCGAGTGTGGATGACTACCTGAGCCAATCCACAAgatgtcaaggaatggtatgaatttggggcactggcctcagtttatactattTCCCCGACgttcaacgaaatcaagggtctaccaaggtGGATCCAAGAAACAGTCTATGATGCCTGGGcaaacaacgagtccctcaaacgaGGGGATGTTTTGGAATTGTATTTCTTCAGAGCAATGCCAGAGCCTACAGAAAAGGGCAACCATGAGGCTTTCCATTTCATAAAGCTTCGACGGCCTGACAATCAAGCCTTGAACCGAATCAAGGCTCCTAACCATCAGTCATCTATTGTCGGCACATTTACGGAAGAACAGATTTCCACAAGGCGAGCATGGGgattatgggtctgtctcacagagatggacaaagttaagtccagattcaagttctctcAGAATTCGAATTTGGGACCACTCCTGTTAAATATCATGACAGGAACTACCACCAAGTATGCCGAAAAAGTCTTTGAAGAAAAAAGGCTAACACTTTGGCAAAACAAGATCGCGGGGAGCAAAGAGTTTCGTCGCAAgttttgcaatatggctcacCTGGACCATTGGAATGAGCACGTCTGTATGGAGTGTCCCACGCAGAAGGAGCCGGAGTTTGCAAAAGGTTTCCTCCCGAAACCTGATAAAAAGAAGTTCCGATCCCACAAGTACGAAGAGCACAAGACTCCACGCGGACgagcacctcgggcaccaaaaaagtaagaggcccgacaaagaaaagggagtcatgtgactcaggACAAGAGGACCACCCACTACAAGGAAAACGACAAAAGGGGTTGGAAAAGAATGCATACTCATTACCCACTAGTAGAAAAGATGAAAGTGGGGAATTCTATAGGAAATCCACTCACCAAAAGGCATGAGACAATGTTGAGTGGAAAGAAAAGCAGCTGGTTCACACCAACAATTATCATAAAAAGATAAAAGGAAGGTCCAACTTCATGTGAAGGCACTaactcttggagcttataagatgtttcaagaacttataaggtataatttttaagagcttataagctatcaaagtgtttggataattgagcttataagctagagagagaattctTTTGCTagtgagagagaattttttttagagagagaatatcgaagaaaaatgaacttgaatgatatatgatgaaaataataaattatagctgaaaaatatttgtaaaaagattgttacatatgagattataataaaataagttggggtagataaacttattttttgggagcttataagctcttgaaatttattttgggagcttataagttgtttatgagcttattttgccatGAAACCCTCAATCTAATCTAATCCATGAAACCTAATACCACCtctacaaacaaaaaaaaaaaaagaaggaaggAACTGGGCCGAGTGGACTCATCTCCGAGTTTGTGTGAGTTTGTCGTATAGTCGGCACGTTTTCGATCAAAACCTTAACTTCACCCTCACCCCtaatttctttctctctcttcttctctctcccttttCTCCAACTGAGGGAGGAAAGGAAATAGCTCAAGGGGAAAGAAGAATTATCAACCCACGACAACTTCAGCCCTATTCTTCGAATCCACTATACCGCTCAAACCAATTCGGATCACAGAACAAACCCAAACATGTCTCATTCAGTCTTCCAAACGGCACAGATTATGCCCCTCGCGCCAACCTCCAAATCCTTATCTTCCAAGCCGTTGCAGCCAATGGCAACCGTTTCCCTGCGTCCAGCATCGCCGCCCTTCTCCGGCAGGCGCCGGATGCGTTATTTTCCTGTCAGGGCTTCATCTTCTGCGTTGGTTGACGGCGATGCTAGTGCGCACCTTGAGCGATGCTTTCAGGCGTCTCCGGATGCTCCGTCTTCGACTCCTTCCAGCTCCGTGGAATTTGGCCCCACTATGAAGGGGGGGCAGTATGGGGCGTTTGGAGCAGTTACCTTGGAGAAATCGAAGCTGGATATGTCGAAGAAGGAAACTAAGAGTAGTCCCCAGGtaagtttgattttctttagtTATGCACTAGAAATTAGTTAGTTGAGAGATTCAAGGTGGATTTCTGTGGTAATATATTTTAGGGAGTATTGATTTCTTCTGTGAAGGCTCAAATTGGATAGGGAAGATTATCTGTGGCAAATTATGCTTGTAATGTTCTATTTTTCAACTTTTCTCGAGCAGCTGAGTAATCTTTCAACTTGCAATGTATCTGCTAATTTTTTATTGAACAACTCGAGACTTATGCTTTTAACAATGGTGTTTTTGGTTCTCTTGGTGAAGCTATATTAATAATCTGTTGCTTCATCTTTGGTGACTGAATTCCATTCTCCATATCATAAATTAACGAGTTGCTGGTCCATGGAAAACTCATTCTGGACCCCAATCCTTGGTCTATCTTGATCATTGATGCAATTGGATTCATGATTTTGCGCTTCATAGCTCTATTTTATCAGGTTTCTTGTCTTTAGTGGTGCTGATAGCTAAGAAGCATGGGGACGGATACGTAATACGGATACGATACGGTACGGGGACGTAAATACGTCATTTTTCCAAAAATCAAGATACGATACGGTACGGGGACGTAAATACGTCATTTTTCCAAAAATCAAGATACGGGACGTCCCCGGGACGCGTACGCCCAGCAAAGTGCCGTCCCCATGCTTCATAGGCTGATAGTAATTTGAGCCTACTTGGTTAGAGATTTCTGAGCAGGAACCTCTTCAATGCTGAACAATTTGTGTGCCTCTGTCTTCCGACAGCTTATACCTGCTTTCATGGATTCAAATGTAATCTGGGTCataatcttcttctttttataatGGCAGATTGAAACTGGGGGTGGAGGTGGAAATAAGGGGAAGGGTCTTAGTCACGGCGGTGGTGATGGAGGCGATGATGgtggtgatgatgatgattactTTGACGATTTTGATGAGGGTGATGAGGGAGATGAGGGTGGACCGTTTAGGAGAAGGGTCATTCTGGAGGAGGTAATGAACAAACCTGTCTATAGACAAACAAAAGTATCCGCAATTTTTGTCTAAAGACTAATCTCTTTAAATTTTGTCTAGCACCTTTTGGCTAACACTCAATGCTATCTGCAGTTGTTTGATAGGAAATTTGTTGATGCTGTATTAAATGAGTGGCAGAAGACAATTATGGATTTGCCTGCTGGGTTTCGTCAAGCCTATGAAATGGTAATGATATGCCCCTTTTGTCCCCCGCTTTTTCATGAACTATATCTGATTTCTGCTTGTGTACAGGGTATGGTTAGTTCTGCTCAATTGGTAAAGTTTCTTGCAATCAATGCCAGGCCAACCACAGCAAGGTTTATATCACGGTCGCTTCCCCATGGACTGTCTAGAGCATTTATTGGCAGGTTGGTTGTAGGAGTTCGTATTTTCCAAATaaattgaagataaaaatatCATGAAAGTTCTGTTCTTAAACGTGCATTCCCCTGATAGcatcataaaatatgaactATGTGATTTATGTGTGGCTTTTCCCTTGTACAGAGCTTATGAGTCTGAGTACTGAGTAGCCATAATCTTGAATTTGTTTCTCATCTTAGATACTGGAACTTCAGAGCAAANNNNNNNNNNNNNNNNNNNNNNNNNNNNNNNNNNNNNNNNNNNNNNNNNNNNNNNNNNNNNNNNNNNNNNNNNNNNNNNNNNNNNNNNNNNNNNNNNNNNNNNNNNNNNNNNNNNNNNNNNNNNNNNNNNNNNNNNNNNNNNNNNNNNNNNNNNNNNNNNNNNNNNNNNNNNNNNNNNNNNNNNNNNNNNNNNNNNNNNNNNNNNNNNNNNNNNNNNNNNNNNNNNNNNNNNNNNNNNNNNNNNNNNNNNNNNNNNNNNNNNNNNNNNNNNNNNNNNNNNNNNNNNNNNNNNNNNNNNNNNNNNNNNNNNNNNNNNNNNNNNNNNNNNNNNNNNNNNNNNNNNNNNNNNNNNNNNNNNNNNNNNNNNNNNNNNNNNNNNNNNNNNNNNNNNNNNNNNNNNNNNNNNNNNNNNNNNNNNNNNNNNNNNNNNNNNNNNNNNNNNNNNNNNNNNNNNNNNNNNNNNNNNNNNNNNNNNNNNNNNNNNNNNNNNNNNNNNNNNNNNNNNNNNNNNNNNNNNNNNNNNNNNNNNNNNNNNNNNNNNNNNNNNNNNNNNNNNNNNNNNNNNNNNNNNNNNNNNNNNNNNNNNNNNNNNNNNNNNNNNNNNNNNNNNNNNNNNNNNNNNNNNNNNNNNNNNNNNNNNNNNNNNNNNNNNNNNNNNNNNNNNNNNNNNNNNNNNNNNNNNNNNNNNNNNNNNNNNNNNNNNNNNNNNNNNNNNNNNNNNNNNNNNNNNNNNNNNNNNNNNNNNNNNNNNNNNNNNNNNNNNNNNNNNNNNNNNNNNNNNNNNNNNNNNNNNNNNNNNNNNNNNNNNNNNNNNNNNNNNNNNNNNNNNNNNNNNNNNNNNNNNNNNNNNNNNNNNNNNNNNNNNNNNNNNNNNNNNNNNNNNNNNNNNNNNNNNNNNNNNNNNNNNNNNNNNNNNNNNNNNNNNNNNNNNNNNNNNNNNNNNNNNNNNNNNNNNNNNNNNNNNNNNNNNNNNNNNNNNNNNNNNNNNNNNNNNNNNNNNNNNNNNNNNNNNNNNNNNNNNNNNNNNNNNNNNNNNNNNNNNNNNNNNNNNNNNNNNNNNNNNNNNNNNNNNNNNNNNNNNNNNNNNNNNNNNNNNNNNNNNNNNNNNNNNNNNNNNNNNNNNNNNNNNNNNNNNNNNNNNNNNNNNNNNNNNNNNNNNNNNNNNNNNNNNNNNNNNNNNNNNNNNNNNNNNNNNNNNNNNNNNNNNNNNNNNNNNNNNNNNNNNNNNNNNNNNNNNNNNNNNNNNNNNNNNNNNNNNNNNNNNNNNNNNNNNNNNNNNNNNNNNN includes these proteins:
- the LOC131021128 gene encoding protein RETICULATA-RELATED 1, chloroplastic-like (The sequence of the model RefSeq protein was modified relative to this genomic sequence to represent the inferred CDS: added 115 bases not found in genome assembly) — translated: MSHSVFQTAQIMPLAPTSKSLSSKPLQPMATVSLRPASPPFSGRRRMRYFPVRASSSALVDGDASAHLERCFQASPDAPSSTPSSSVEFGPTMKGGQYGAFGAVTLEKSKLDMSKKETKSSPQIETGGGGGNKGKGLSHGGGDGGDDGGDDDDYFDDFDEGDEGDEGGPFRRRVILEELFDRKFVDAVLNEWQKTIMDLPAGFRQAYEMGMVSSAQLVKFLAINARPTTARFISRSLPHGLSRAFIGRMIADPAFMLRLLLEQASTIGCSVLWEIQNRKERYILK